A single genomic interval of bacterium harbors:
- the porQ gene encoding type IX secretion system protein PorQ, with the protein MKSHALRSLLPLLLVITMAGQASAQENAVFDFLRMPMNARAAALGNTYLTARNDASMLFSNPGALSSIEGPQASVGFVKHLLDINAGYAVYAQEMKDIGWVSAGITYVNYGSFDETDKFGNTLGSFGASDLALSLGYGNRTGNLHYGGALKMIYSYIEDYSASGVAVDAGVSYYIPDQQMVLAAGIFNAGTQISSFGEENETLPFDVRLGIGKKLEHLPLTVMLNFHKLNEEEDDFFARFKKFSIGGEFELSSVLLARVGYNNEQRSELKIGNSAKLAGFSGGFGILISNYVVDYAYNSFGEIGSMHRFSISATL; encoded by the coding sequence ATGAAATCACACGCGTTGCGATCCCTGCTGCCCCTGCTGCTTGTTATCACTATGGCGGGACAGGCAAGTGCACAGGAAAATGCAGTGTTCGATTTTCTTCGTATGCCCATGAACGCCCGTGCGGCCGCACTGGGCAATACCTATCTCACCGCTCGCAACGACGCCAGCATGCTGTTCAGCAATCCGGGTGCGCTCAGTTCCATCGAGGGTCCGCAGGCCTCCGTGGGCTTTGTCAAGCATCTGCTCGATATCAATGCCGGGTATGCGGTCTATGCGCAGGAGATGAAGGACATTGGCTGGGTCAGCGCCGGTATCACGTATGTGAACTACGGCTCCTTTGACGAAACCGACAAGTTCGGCAACACGCTCGGCAGTTTCGGTGCTTCGGATCTTGCGCTGAGTCTCGGTTACGGAAACCGCACGGGGAATCTCCATTATGGCGGCGCGTTGAAAATGATCTACAGCTACATTGAAGATTACAGTGCGAGCGGAGTCGCGGTGGATGCCGGCGTTTCGTACTACATCCCGGATCAGCAGATGGTACTGGCTGCGGGTATTTTCAATGCGGGCACACAGATCAGCAGCTTCGGCGAAGAAAACGAAACGCTGCCATTCGACGTGCGTCTCGGTATCGGAAAAAAGCTCGAGCATCTCCCACTCACCGTCATGCTGAATTTCCACAAGCTCAATGAGGAAGAAGACGATTTCTTCGCACGTTTCAAGAAATTTTCCATTGGTGGAGAATTCGAACTGAGTTCCGTGCTTCTCGCGCGCGTGGGATACAACAACGAGCAGCGCAGCGAATTGAAGATCGGGAATTCGGCCAAGCTCGCCGGTTTTTCTGGCGGCTTCGGTATCCTCATCTCGAATTACGTCGTTGATTACGCGTATAATTCCTTCGGTGAAATCGGGTCCATGCATCGCTTCTCGATTTCCGCAACACTGTAG
- a CDS encoding nitronate monooxygenase: MQTRVTELFQIRYPVIQAGMVWVSGWRLASAVSEAGGLGLVGAGSMKPDLLREHIRKALAATDAPLGVNIPLLRGDADELVSAVIEEGIRIVFTSAGHPGKYLEPMKKAGCVVAHVVPSVKHARKVESVGCDAVVAEGFEAGGHNGYEETTTLCLIPQVADAVSIPVIAAGGIADGRQMAAAIAMGADGVQVGTRFAATTESSAHDVFKQKIVEAGDGATVLTMKKVAPVRLIRTPFALRAVEAEQSGASAEEQRELLGRKREMLGMFEGNVEEGEFESGQSCALVSDIPSASEVLQRMLGEYFDARQRLSALGGETQS; encoded by the coding sequence ATGCAGACACGCGTCACGGAACTCTTTCAGATCCGCTATCCCGTCATCCAGGCCGGCATGGTCTGGGTGTCGGGCTGGCGGCTGGCTTCGGCCGTTTCCGAAGCAGGGGGATTGGGACTGGTCGGCGCAGGGTCGATGAAACCTGACTTGCTGCGCGAGCATATTCGCAAGGCGCTGGCAGCGACCGATGCTCCGCTGGGAGTGAACATTCCGTTACTGCGCGGAGATGCTGACGAACTCGTTTCCGCTGTCATCGAAGAAGGAATCCGCATCGTCTTCACCTCCGCTGGCCATCCCGGGAAATACCTCGAACCCATGAAGAAGGCGGGCTGTGTCGTTGCCCATGTTGTGCCATCGGTCAAACATGCACGCAAGGTCGAGAGCGTCGGCTGCGATGCCGTTGTCGCCGAAGGCTTCGAGGCGGGGGGACACAATGGCTACGAGGAGACGACGACGCTCTGTCTGATTCCCCAGGTCGCCGATGCGGTCTCCATACCTGTCATAGCAGCGGGGGGTATTGCAGATGGACGCCAGATGGCGGCTGCCATAGCCATGGGCGCAGACGGTGTGCAGGTCGGCACGCGTTTCGCTGCAACGACCGAGTCTTCCGCCCACGATGTGTTCAAGCAGAAAATCGTCGAGGCGGGTGACGGCGCGACAGTCCTCACCATGAAGAAAGTCGCTCCCGTGCGCCTCATTCGTACGCCCTTCGCGCTGCGAGCCGTCGAAGCGGAGCAGTCCGGCGCATCGGCGGAGGAACAGCGAGAGCTGCTTGGCCGCAAACGTGAGATGCTCGGCATGTTCGAGGGCAACGTCGAAGAAGGAGAGTTCGAATCGGGACAGAGCTGCGCGCTGGTCAGCGACATCCCGTCCGCTTCCGAAGTACTGCAGCGCATGCTCGGTGAATATTTCGACGCACGGCAAAGACTTTCCGCTCTCGGCGGTGAGACGCAGTCATGA
- the acpS gene encoding holo-ACP synthase, with protein sequence MYGIGVDIEEIRRFEELTGKWGRRFEEKVFTAEEIAYCEGKTLPPQHFAARFAAKEAFAKAIGTGWTGAFRWSDVEVRNDELGKPELLLHNSLQERFGTMRLHLSLSHGGSYVTAMVVIEDSDA encoded by the coding sequence ATTTACGGCATCGGTGTCGATATCGAGGAGATCCGGCGTTTCGAGGAACTGACCGGGAAGTGGGGCAGGAGGTTTGAGGAAAAGGTGTTCACGGCAGAAGAAATCGCGTACTGCGAAGGGAAGACGCTTCCCCCACAGCACTTCGCCGCGCGTTTTGCTGCAAAGGAGGCGTTCGCGAAAGCCATCGGGACAGGATGGACAGGGGCCTTTCGCTGGAGTGACGTCGAAGTGCGCAATGATGAGCTGGGGAAACCGGAGCTGCTGCTGCACAACAGCCTGCAGGAACGCTTTGGTACGATGCGGTTACACCTTTCGCTCTCGCACGGCGGCAGTTATGTAACGGCCATGGTCGTGATAGAAGATAGTGATGCGTAG
- a CDS encoding HAD-IA family hydrolase → MIDAVIFDLDNTLVDFMLMKRNAVEAGIRAMIDAGLKYSFEEVNEVVDRVYGEQGIEYQRVFNQVLTELTGEDDHKILAAGIIGYRRAREANLVPYPHVHMTLFTLARMGLKLGVVSDAPKLEAWLRLCSLNLHHIFDAVVTFEDTGERKPSPIPFQRVLGLLGVSPSESIMIGDWEERDIIGARGIGMHTAFARYGDTFNTGDTTADFDLRSIRDLIEIIRGMNRNSA, encoded by the coding sequence ATGATTGACGCCGTCATCTTCGATCTGGACAACACGCTTGTCGACTTCATGCTCATGAAACGCAATGCTGTCGAAGCAGGCATCAGGGCCATGATTGATGCCGGACTCAAGTACAGTTTCGAAGAAGTGAACGAGGTCGTCGACCGGGTGTACGGCGAACAGGGAATCGAGTATCAGCGTGTGTTCAATCAGGTCCTCACCGAACTCACGGGGGAGGACGATCACAAGATTCTCGCAGCCGGCATCATCGGCTATCGGCGTGCGCGGGAAGCAAACCTGGTTCCGTATCCGCATGTGCACATGACGCTGTTCACGCTGGCGCGGATGGGACTCAAACTCGGCGTTGTCTCCGATGCTCCCAAGCTCGAAGCCTGGCTGCGGCTGTGCTCCCTCAACCTGCATCACATTTTCGATGCCGTGGTGACGTTTGAAGATACAGGCGAGCGCAAACCGAGTCCGATACCGTTCCAGCGCGTACTCGGATTGCTGGGTGTCAGTCCTTCGGAATCGATCATGATCGGCGACTGGGAAGAGCGCGACATCATCGGTGCCCGCGGAATCGGCATGCATACCGCATTCGCACGTTACGGAGACACGTTCAATACCGGTGACACAACGGCAGATTTCGATCTACGCTCCATACGCGATCTCATCGAAATTATCCGTGGCATGAACAGGAACAGCGCATGA
- a CDS encoding MBL fold metallo-hydrolase gives MDVSFIVLGSGTSQGVPAIGCHCETCRSSDPRDTRLRASILVQAGEQQLLIDTSSDFRQQMLRHGVIRIDAVLYTHHHFDHIGGFDDLRQYNFLQSAEMPVYGLQETLDEIRITFRYAFGEAKQTGGGLPSAKLCAVEGGSAFTVGDIEILPVPVMHGVLPILGYRIGNMAYLTDTNEIPDSSMAMLEGLDVLVLDALRHHAHPTHFSLEEAVGMARRIGARRTLFTHIAHNIQHARDSVLLPEDMEFSYDGQLVTVSEEQP, from the coding sequence ATGGATGTCTCCTTTATCGTACTCGGGTCGGGAACATCGCAGGGAGTGCCGGCCATCGGCTGCCACTGTGAAACCTGCAGATCATCGGATCCGCGGGATACGCGTCTTCGCGCGTCCATCCTGGTTCAGGCAGGAGAGCAACAGCTGCTGATCGACACGTCTTCCGACTTTCGCCAGCAGATGCTTCGCCACGGCGTGATACGCATCGACGCGGTGCTGTACACGCATCATCATTTTGACCACATCGGTGGTTTCGACGACCTGCGGCAATACAATTTTCTTCAGAGTGCTGAAATGCCGGTCTACGGTCTGCAGGAAACCCTCGACGAGATCCGTATCACCTTCCGCTATGCATTCGGAGAGGCAAAACAGACGGGTGGGGGACTCCCCAGTGCAAAACTCTGTGCTGTGGAAGGCGGGTCAGCGTTTACCGTTGGCGACATCGAGATTCTCCCTGTCCCGGTGATGCACGGCGTCCTTCCCATACTCGGCTACCGCATCGGCAACATGGCGTATCTGACGGACACGAACGAGATCCCGGATTCGTCGATGGCCATGCTTGAAGGACTCGACGTACTCGTTCTCGACGCCCTTCGTCATCACGCGCATCCGACCCATTTCTCCCTTGAAGAAGCCGTCGGCATGGCGCGTCGCATAGGCGCCCGGCGCACGCTGTTTACGCATATCGCGCACAATATTCAGCATGCCCGCGACTCCGTGCTCCTTCCGGAAGACATGGAATTTTCGTATGATGGACAACTGGTCACCGTATCAGAGGAACAGCCATGA
- the hslU gene encoding ATP-dependent protease ATPase subunit HslU → MTEDSFHYLQDSLTPKRIVEELDKYIIGQDNAKRSVAIALRNRWRRQNVHETLRDEIMPNNIILIGPTGVGKTEIARRLSRLSGAPFMKVEASKFTEVGYVGRDVESMIRDLMEIAVNQVRAEKTAEVQERAAQMAEERILDIIFPRPTAQQTEEEVQSQTREKLREQLRSGNLDERMVEIDTTVQSSSNMQVFGPMGLEDMGVDIQNLLSNMMPKKRKKRKVSIAEARELLQQEEAQKLVDPDAVSRIARERVQDAGIIFLDEIDKIAGGKSSNGTADVSREGVQRDLLPIVEGSSVNTKYGVVRTDHILFIASGAFHVSKPSDLIPEMQGRFPIRVELDSLTEDDFVKILTIPKNALLKQYAALLETEGLELQFADDGIAEIARIAAEVNERVENIGARRLHTILTTLLEQILYEVPDQIREKKVRVDAAMVEEKLASIVKDRDLSQYIL, encoded by the coding sequence ATGACGGAAGACTCATTTCATTACCTGCAGGACAGCCTGACTCCAAAACGTATTGTCGAGGAGTTGGACAAATACATCATCGGACAGGATAACGCGAAACGCTCGGTAGCCATTGCTCTGCGCAACCGCTGGCGCCGGCAAAACGTGCATGAAACCCTGCGCGATGAAATCATGCCAAACAATATTATTCTCATCGGTCCCACCGGTGTTGGAAAAACGGAGATCGCACGACGTCTTTCACGTCTGTCCGGCGCACCTTTCATGAAAGTGGAAGCCTCGAAATTCACCGAGGTCGGGTATGTGGGACGCGATGTCGAATCCATGATTCGCGATCTGATGGAGATTGCGGTCAACCAGGTCCGCGCCGAAAAGACCGCTGAAGTGCAGGAACGTGCCGCACAGATGGCCGAGGAACGCATTCTCGACATCATATTTCCGCGTCCCACCGCACAGCAGACCGAGGAAGAAGTGCAGTCGCAGACGCGGGAGAAACTGCGCGAACAGCTGCGATCCGGTAATCTCGACGAACGCATGGTCGAGATTGATACTACCGTGCAATCGTCCTCGAACATGCAGGTCTTCGGTCCGATGGGACTCGAAGATATGGGCGTGGACATACAGAATCTGCTCAGCAACATGATGCCGAAGAAGCGCAAGAAGCGGAAGGTGAGCATTGCTGAAGCGCGTGAACTGCTGCAGCAGGAAGAAGCGCAGAAGCTCGTCGATCCGGACGCCGTATCGCGGATTGCACGTGAACGCGTGCAGGACGCGGGCATCATTTTCCTCGATGAAATTGATAAAATCGCAGGTGGAAAAAGCAGCAACGGCACTGCGGACGTTTCCCGTGAAGGCGTGCAGCGCGACCTGCTTCCCATCGTCGAGGGCAGCAGCGTCAACACGAAATACGGGGTCGTCCGCACCGATCATATTCTCTTTATCGCGTCCGGCGCCTTTCATGTCTCCAAGCCCAGCGACCTGATTCCGGAAATGCAGGGACGTTTCCCGATCCGTGTCGAGCTCGACAGTCTGACGGAAGATGATTTCGTCAAGATTCTCACCATTCCAAAAAATGCGTTGCTCAAACAGTATGCGGCGCTGCTCGAAACAGAGGGACTGGAACTGCAGTTTGCCGACGACGGCATCGCGGAAATCGCACGCATTGCCGCCGAAGTAAACGAGCGCGTGGAGAATATCGGCGCCCGTCGCCTCCACACCATTCTCACGACGCTGCTCGAGCAGATTTTGTACGAAGTCCCCGATCAGATCCGGGAGAAGAAGGTCCGCGTCGATGCCGCGATGGTCGAAGAGAAGCTCGCCAGCATCGTTAAAGACCGCGATCTCAGTCAGTACATTTTATAG
- the hslV gene encoding ATP-dependent protease subunit HslV: MVNDQKTIRATTVLGLIRNGKAVLGADGQVTVGNTVMKHHSKKIRKMYKGSVLAGFAGSAADAFTLSEKFEARLEEFRGNFQRAAVELAKEWRTDKYLRRLEALLAVVNEDQALIISGTGDVIEPDDGIVAIGSGGSYALAAARMLMKHTDLSAREIVEEALRTAAEICIYTNSNIVIEELD, encoded by the coding sequence ATAGTGAACGATCAGAAAACCATCCGCGCCACCACGGTGCTCGGATTGATACGAAACGGAAAAGCGGTGCTGGGAGCCGACGGTCAGGTGACGGTCGGAAATACCGTGATGAAACATCATTCAAAAAAAATCCGCAAGATGTACAAGGGCAGCGTGCTCGCGGGCTTCGCCGGTTCGGCGGCGGATGCGTTCACGCTCTCGGAGAAATTTGAAGCCCGGCTCGAAGAGTTTCGGGGGAATTTCCAGCGTGCTGCAGTGGAACTCGCGAAAGAGTGGCGGACGGACAAGTACCTCCGGAGGCTTGAGGCATTGCTTGCCGTGGTGAACGAGGATCAGGCGCTGATTATTTCAGGTACGGGCGATGTCATTGAACCCGATGACGGTATCGTCGCCATTGGTTCAGGCGGGAGCTATGCACTCGCCGCCGCGCGCATGCTCATGAAGCACACGGATCTTTCCGCTCGGGAGATCGTGGAAGAAGCCCTCCGCACCGCCGCGGAAATCTGTATTTATACGAACAGCAATATTGTGATTGAAGAACTGGATTAG
- the rpoN gene encoding RNA polymerase factor sigma-54, whose translation MLHLTQTQRLQQKLSPAQVQYLKILQLPVLQLEQKIKDELEMNPLLEEGLEQLEDQEESQELEQRTDDDVPGEDGQKEESAADDEYLEKEIRENSDEEYSWEEFFENNEGSASVNQYYDGEDDREIPTPARVTLREDLIDQIVLLNLDQAEFKLAEAIIWNIDDDGYLHADFGDIVEDVNLQNGLAFTMGRAEEVLHRIQRLDPPGIGSRNLRECLLVQLDLQPNTSTARIVAMRILRETWEHFEKKHFDRIRQELHISEDMLKKAFDIIKALNPKPGEGESLDSVNYIIPDFFVTKDEGEFVITLNERGVPPLRVNKAYKNMLMHQRKALSSDTKQFLRQKMEAAKWFIQSIHQRRQTMMAVMSTIIEKQKDWFEHGTGHLRPLIYKDIADEIGMDISTISRVVNGKYAQTEWGVYELRYYFSEGIATDSGEEVANKEVKAILKGIIDEENPRKPLSDQALTKILQDKGFNIARRTIAKYREAMGIPVSRLRKRLV comes from the coding sequence ATGCTGCATCTGACTCAGACTCAACGCCTGCAACAAAAACTCTCACCTGCGCAGGTGCAATACCTTAAAATACTTCAACTTCCGGTGCTTCAGCTCGAGCAGAAGATTAAGGATGAACTCGAGATGAATCCGTTACTGGAGGAGGGACTCGAGCAGCTCGAGGACCAGGAGGAAAGCCAGGAACTCGAGCAGCGCACGGACGATGATGTGCCCGGTGAGGACGGTCAGAAGGAGGAGAGCGCGGCGGATGACGAATATCTCGAAAAGGAAATCCGCGAGAACAGCGACGAAGAGTACTCCTGGGAAGAGTTTTTCGAGAATAATGAGGGATCGGCGAGCGTCAACCAGTATTATGACGGGGAGGATGACAGGGAGATTCCCACGCCGGCCCGTGTGACGCTGCGCGAGGATCTGATCGATCAGATCGTCCTTCTCAACCTCGATCAAGCGGAGTTCAAGCTGGCGGAAGCCATTATCTGGAACATCGATGACGACGGATATCTCCACGCAGACTTCGGGGATATTGTCGAGGATGTCAATCTCCAGAATGGGTTGGCTTTCACGATGGGACGGGCCGAGGAGGTATTGCACCGCATCCAGCGTCTCGATCCTCCGGGCATCGGATCACGAAATCTGCGTGAATGTCTTCTCGTTCAGCTGGATCTGCAGCCGAATACGTCCACCGCCCGCATCGTGGCAATGCGCATTCTGCGTGAAACCTGGGAGCATTTCGAGAAGAAACACTTCGATCGCATTCGCCAGGAATTGCATATCAGCGAAGACATGCTGAAAAAGGCCTTCGATATCATCAAGGCGCTCAATCCAAAACCCGGCGAAGGGGAAAGCCTCGACTCCGTGAACTATATCATTCCCGATTTCTTTGTTACAAAGGATGAAGGAGAGTTCGTCATAACACTCAACGAGCGTGGTGTTCCGCCCCTGCGGGTGAACAAAGCGTATAAAAACATGCTGATGCATCAGCGAAAGGCGCTGTCAAGCGATACGAAGCAGTTCTTGCGTCAGAAGATGGAAGCCGCGAAATGGTTCATTCAGTCCATCCATCAGCGCCGACAGACCATGATGGCTGTGATGAGTACTATAATAGAGAAGCAGAAGGACTGGTTCGAACACGGCACAGGCCACCTGCGACCCCTGATTTACAAAGACATCGCCGATGAAATCGGGATGGACATTTCCACCATTTCCCGCGTGGTAAATGGCAAGTATGCGCAGACGGAGTGGGGCGTGTATGAGCTGCGCTACTATTTCAGCGAGGGGATCGCGACCGATTCGGGCGAGGAAGTCGCAAACAAGGAAGTCAAAGCGATACTCAAGGGCATCATCGACGAGGAAAATCCGCGTAAACCACTCAGCGATCAGGCGTTGACGAAAATTCTGCAGGACAAAGGTTTCAATATCGCGCGCCGTACGATCGCGAAGTACCGTGAAGCCATGGGCATTCCGGTTTCCCGCCTGCGTAAAAGACTTGTATAA
- a CDS encoding DUF3109 family protein: MRIDRKIISTRFACDLAACKGACCTFPGGSGAPVLPDEQDVLREAWETVKKDVPRAHRQEVEAHGLFDHDGEDITLRCVDDRACVFVRYDGTVAKCAIQQAYFEKAFHWPKPLSCHLFPIRVRGKKRDQLRFETFSECAPAFEHGEEQGVSLIEFLKEPLERGFGAPFYEGLRRHAEEVHGNANGAEASRSGAEASRSGAEASRSGAEGSAGGETD; this comes from the coding sequence ATGCGCATAGACCGAAAGATCATATCGACCCGCTTCGCCTGCGACCTTGCCGCCTGCAAGGGCGCCTGCTGCACCTTTCCCGGTGGAAGCGGGGCTCCCGTGCTCCCTGACGAGCAGGATGTGCTGCGCGAGGCCTGGGAAACGGTCAAAAAGGACGTTCCGCGTGCGCACCGCCAGGAAGTTGAGGCGCATGGACTCTTCGACCACGACGGCGAGGACATCACGCTGCGCTGTGTGGATGACAGGGCCTGCGTTTTTGTGCGCTACGACGGCACCGTGGCGAAATGCGCGATACAGCAGGCCTACTTTGAGAAGGCCTTTCACTGGCCAAAACCGCTGTCATGCCACCTGTTCCCGATTCGCGTACGGGGCAAAAAGCGGGATCAGCTGCGTTTTGAAACGTTTTCAGAATGTGCCCCCGCCTTTGAACATGGGGAGGAGCAGGGTGTTTCGCTGATCGAGTTTCTCAAGGAGCCACTCGAACGCGGATTCGGTGCGCCGTTTTACGAGGGACTACGCCGCCATGCGGAAGAGGTCCATGGAAACGCGAATGGCGCGGAAGCAAGCAGAAGCGGCGCGGAAGCAAGCAGAAGCGGCGCGGAAGCAAGCAGAAGCGGCGCGGAGGGATCTGCCGGAGGTGAGACAGACTGA
- the dprA gene encoding DNA-processing protein DprA, whose product MKSDSFDHFRVSLLPGVGPRRGRSLLRYFSTFTYLLSATEEDLCQVEGFSRQMSRNIRAALQAEKRHGDIARLTENNAVKAERKQIRYLSCEDPGYPQRLLSIYDPPLYLFMKGRIQEEDDPAVAVVGTRNPSDYGRRCTEEYCRAFAAVGITIVSGLAMGIDTVAHRCALRFGTRTIAVLGSGLLRIYPGTNHELAEAAAEHGALLSELPLEAKPDAQNFPRRNRIISGLAQSLVVMESAVSGGAMISASIALDQNRDVFAVPGPVHNAMSAGPHKLIRKSMAQLAASPEDILAELHPLAASAPAPPPLQLSLLEQQIVDAIGQETVHVDELSARTGMPLPSLLSELLQMEFRGAVRQLPGKYFICETSQRN is encoded by the coding sequence ATGAAATCAGACTCATTCGACCATTTTCGCGTATCATTGCTGCCCGGTGTGGGACCGCGACGGGGACGCAGCCTGCTCCGGTATTTTTCAACATTCACTTACCTGCTGTCGGCCACTGAGGAAGATCTCTGCCAGGTTGAGGGCTTCAGCAGGCAGATGTCACGGAATATCCGTGCAGCCCTGCAGGCGGAGAAAAGGCATGGAGACATCGCCCGCCTGACCGAGAACAATGCAGTGAAAGCGGAGCGCAAACAGATTCGCTACCTCTCCTGCGAAGATCCCGGCTATCCGCAGCGACTGCTTTCCATATACGACCCACCCCTGTATCTGTTCATGAAGGGGAGGATTCAGGAGGAGGATGACCCGGCGGTGGCTGTGGTTGGCACACGAAATCCATCAGATTACGGGCGGCGCTGCACCGAGGAGTACTGCCGCGCATTCGCCGCGGTGGGGATTACAATCGTCAGCGGACTGGCGATGGGAATAGACACCGTGGCGCATCGGTGCGCCCTGCGATTCGGGACGCGCACGATCGCGGTGCTAGGCAGCGGACTTCTCCGCATTTATCCTGGCACGAATCACGAACTGGCAGAGGCAGCAGCCGAACACGGGGCCTTGCTGTCCGAACTGCCGCTTGAAGCCAAGCCGGACGCGCAGAATTTCCCGAGACGGAACCGCATCATCAGCGGACTCGCGCAATCGCTTGTCGTCATGGAAAGTGCCGTCAGCGGCGGCGCAATGATCAGTGCAAGTATTGCGCTCGATCAGAACCGCGATGTGTTTGCGGTTCCCGGTCCTGTACACAATGCGATGAGTGCCGGACCGCACAAGTTGATCAGGAAAAGCATGGCACAGTTGGCCGCGAGTCCGGAGGATATTCTTGCCGAGCTTCACCCCCTGGCAGCGTCCGCACCTGCGCCGCCCCCTCTGCAGCTTTCGCTGCTTGAGCAGCAGATTGTTGACGCGATCGGACAGGAAACAGTGCATGTCGATGAGTTGTCGGCCCGCACCGGCATGCCTCTTCCCTCCCTGCTCTCTGAACTCCTGCAAATGGAATTCCGTGGCGCCGTGCGTCAGCTGCCCGGGAAATACTTCATCTGCGAAACGTCACAGCGAAATTAA
- a CDS encoding efflux RND transporter periplasmic adaptor subunit, which translates to MSPKTLFSVLGASVILLLLLIWLWPNAARDVPSYTAKQGDFEIYVIESGAIRAKNSVTITAPRILSGGTLQVVELAPEGSTAKEGDLLARFDPSSALKRMQDKQTELKTALADLAKLKAQQSADESQAQTEFETAKLNFQLAKLAKEKMQFEPEARKREAEIEFERARLTFEQAKLNLENKSIVRKSELGNLQLRIEQIRSDIAVSQKEMEQLTLRAPISGLVVYENNWSTGRKIAKGDQPWPGMPIISLPDLSAMQVEVSINEMDISKVEKGQKVHIIPDAFPDKSFTGTISSVSQIGRQKGQGSNIKVFDIIVDLDETDDVLKPGITTTNKIIVDKVENVVSIPIISVFEEDGKTMAYVGDGSSFEKREVELGSRNDNFVVVKNGVEEGEQVALRNPEKDANAEEAAAQGGMSDGTNGLSQ; encoded by the coding sequence ATGTCTCCCAAAACACTGTTTTCCGTTCTCGGTGCCTCCGTCATTCTCCTGCTGCTTCTGATCTGGCTCTGGCCGAACGCCGCTCGCGATGTTCCTTCATACACCGCGAAGCAGGGTGATTTTGAAATCTACGTCATCGAAAGCGGCGCGATTCGTGCGAAAAACTCCGTTACCATCACTGCTCCGCGCATCCTTTCCGGCGGAACGCTGCAGGTGGTGGAGCTGGCTCCGGAAGGAAGCACGGCCAAGGAAGGAGACCTGCTCGCACGATTCGATCCAAGTTCAGCCCTCAAGCGTATGCAGGACAAACAGACGGAGCTGAAAACTGCACTGGCGGACCTTGCAAAACTCAAAGCGCAGCAATCGGCTGATGAATCTCAGGCGCAGACGGAATTCGAAACCGCCAAGCTGAATTTCCAGCTTGCAAAACTGGCGAAAGAAAAAATGCAATTCGAACCCGAGGCCAGGAAGCGTGAAGCGGAAATCGAGTTCGAGCGCGCACGCCTGACCTTCGAACAGGCCAAGCTGAACCTTGAGAACAAGAGCATTGTCAGGAAATCAGAACTCGGGAATCTGCAGCTGCGCATTGAGCAGATTCGCAGCGATATCGCAGTCTCACAGAAGGAAATGGAACAGCTCACGTTGCGTGCACCGATCAGTGGACTCGTGGTGTACGAAAACAACTGGTCAACGGGACGAAAAATTGCCAAGGGGGATCAACCCTGGCCGGGTATGCCTATCATCAGTCTGCCCGACCTCTCCGCCATGCAGGTCGAGGTCTCCATTAACGAAATGGACATCTCCAAGGTCGAGAAGGGGCAGAAAGTGCATATCATTCCCGATGCCTTTCCCGACAAATCATTTACAGGCACCATCAGCAGCGTTTCGCAGATCGGACGCCAGAAAGGACAGGGATCCAACATCAAGGTTTTCGACATCATCGTGGATCTCGATGAAACGGATGACGTACTCAAACCCGGTATTACCACCACCAATAAAATCATCGTCGACAAGGTTGAGAATGTGGTTTCCATTCCCATCATCAGCGTTTTCGAGGAAGACGGGAAAACCATGGCATACGTCGGTGACGGCAGCTCCTTCGAAAAACGCGAAGTGGAACTGGGGTCGCGCAATGACAATTTCGTCGTTGTGAAAAATGGCGTCGAGGAAGGTGAGCAGGTGGCATTGAGGAATCCCGAGAAAGATGCGAACGCAGAAGAGGCTGCCGCGCAGGGTGGCATGTCGGACGGGACTAACGGGTTGTCACAGTGA